In the genome of Microcoleus vaginatus PCC 9802, the window TTAGCCCTAGCTTTTTCGCTTCCCAGCGGCGTAATTTACGCTATGGGTGCAACAAGTTTGCTGGGATATGCTAGCTGGAAAGTTTGGAGACACGCTAGGTGAAGGAAGAAGGAAGAAGGAAGAAGGAAGAAGAAAGAAGGAAGAAGGAAGAAGGAAGAAAGAATAAAAATAATTTCTAATGCCCCATGCCCAATTCCCCAATTCCCCAATTCCCCAATTCCCCAATTCCCCAATCTAAAATCCGAAATCTAAAATCTAAAATCTAAAATCGAATAATGGTTGCTGAAATTATTTGTGTTGGCACTGAATTGCTGTTAGGCGATATTCTTAATAGCAATGCCCAGTTTTTAGCCAAAGAATTAGCGAGTCTGGGAATCCCTCACTACTATCAAACAGTGGTGGGGGATAATCCAGAACGCATCAAACAAGTGTTAGAAATCGCTGTCAGCCGATCGCAGCTTTTGCTCTTCACCGGAGGCCTGGGCCCCACACCAGACGATCTGACAGTCGAAACGATCGCCGATTTTTTTGGGGTTCCTCTCATCGAAAAGCCGGAAATTATTGCCGATATCGAATACAAATTTGCCCAGCGGGGACGCACCATGAGTCCCAGCAATCGCAAACAAGCTTTAATTCCAGAAAGTGCGGACATTCTGCCGAACCGCAGCGGTTCTGCACCGGGCATTATTTGGCAGCCGGTTTCTAACGTGACAGTAATGACATTCCCGGGCGTACCGGCGGAAATGCACTTGATGTGGCAAGAAACCGCGGTTCCTTACCTGAAAAATGCCGGCTGGTGCAGCGCAACTATTTACAGCCGGACATTAAAATTTTGGGGGATTGCTGAGTCGGCATTGGCCGAAAAAGTAGATAGTTTTCTGAATTTAACTAATCCTACTGTAGCTCCCTACGCCAATCACGGCGAAGTCAAACTGCGGATTTCGGCCCGCGCGGAGTCGTCCCTGGCTGCGAAAAACTTGATTGAGCCGATCGAACAACAATTGCGCCAAATTGCGGGCTCGGACTGTTACGGTGCTGATAGCGATACCCTGGCTTCGACTGTGGGCCAATTGTTGCTGGATGCGGGGCAAACTCTTAGCGTGGCTGAATCCTGCACCGGAGGAGGATTGGGGGCGATGCTAACTGGAGTTCCCGGCAGTTCATGCTACTTTTTAGGTGGGATAATTTCTTACGACAATCGGGTCAAAGAAGGATTATTAGGTGTTAATCCACAAGATTTAGCGGAATTTGGGGCAGTCAGCCACCAAGTGGCAAAACAAATGGCTGCGGGAGTTCGCGCCAGCCTCAATACCAATTGGGGATTGAGCATTACAGGCATCGCCGGGCCCGGAGGCGGCACAGATGCTAAACCAGTGGGACTGGTTTATGTTGGTTTAGCAGGGCCCCACGGCGACGCAGAAAGTTTTGAATACCGCTTTGGCGATGCCAGAGGCCGCGATTGGATTCGGAATCTGAGTAGCTGTACGGCGCTCGATCGGCTCCGCCGTAAATTATTGTTGGCAAAAGCGTAGAAAAAATCCTACGGTTGGTCAATTGTCAACAGTCAACCCTAAGCTTAAGCTTTATTTAACACTCTCTACTCCGAGATAGTTCGGCAATATTCCGCTGGCCTATTGATTATCTGTAAAGATTCGTTATGATAATAAGATAGGACTGATTGGCCAATATACTGACTCTCTCCATTGCTCAAAATAACCAGCAAGTGAGAAAGCAAGTTTGACCTTTGGTTTCAAAGTCGTGCTTGCTTATTTTCAGATATTTAGCCGTTGGTTTAGCAATCTAGACTATAAAAAAAGGAGCTATCCGTTCAATGGAAGACATTGAAAAGGTGCTGGAACAAATTAAAGAATGGGTTCGCAAGCTGATAGAAGGACTGCTGAGTCCCGAACCTGAACCGGAACTAGAACCGATTCGTATACCTGTCAACCAACCGAGGAATCGCAGGTAGTCGGGACTGAATTAGAAGTTTGAGGTTTGAGGTTTGAGGTGGCAGACTGGTTCTAAATCTCATGTCAAAACTCTCATAGTTTTTGTTGCGCTGGAAATTTTAAAATTGTTAAATATCCTGGTACTTCACGGCCCTAATCTGAATCTATTGGGTCAGCGAGAACCTGGAGTTTATGGTTCTGCGACTTTAAATGATATCAACAAGTTGCTAGAACGAGAAGCGCAAGCCCTCCAGGTGCAAGTCTCAATTCAGCAGTCGAATCATGAAGGGGTCTTGGTGGATGCAATTCACTCGATGTTAGGGCAGCACCAAGGCTTATTGATTAATGCTGGAGCTTATACTCATACGAGTGTGGCAATTAGAGACGCGATCGCCGCAGTGAATATCCCTGCGGTAGAAGTTCATCTGAGCAATATTTACCGGCGGGAAGCTTTTCGGCACCACTCGTTTATCGCAGCGGTGGCGATCGGGCAAATCAGCGGTTTTGGCTCAGAA includes:
- a CDS encoding competence/damage-inducible protein A, translating into MVAEIICVGTELLLGDILNSNAQFLAKELASLGIPHYYQTVVGDNPERIKQVLEIAVSRSQLLLFTGGLGPTPDDLTVETIADFFGVPLIEKPEIIADIEYKFAQRGRTMSPSNRKQALIPESADILPNRSGSAPGIIWQPVSNVTVMTFPGVPAEMHLMWQETAVPYLKNAGWCSATIYSRTLKFWGIAESALAEKVDSFLNLTNPTVAPYANHGEVKLRISARAESSLAAKNLIEPIEQQLRQIAGSDCYGADSDTLASTVGQLLLDAGQTLSVAESCTGGGLGAMLTGVPGSSCYFLGGIISYDNRVKEGLLGVNPQDLAEFGAVSHQVAKQMAAGVRASLNTNWGLSITGIAGPGGGTDAKPVGLVYVGLAGPHGDAESFEYRFGDARGRDWIRNLSSCTALDRLRRKLLLAKA
- the aroQ gene encoding type II 3-dehydroquinate dehydratase codes for the protein MLNILVLHGPNLNLLGQREPGVYGSATLNDINKLLEREAQALQVQVSIQQSNHEGVLVDAIHSMLGQHQGLLINAGAYTHTSVAIRDAIAAVNIPAVEVHLSNIYRREAFRHHSFIAAVAIGQISGFGSESYRLGLQALVSYLIKN